TAGCCCGCAAACGCTTTCCCAAAAACAGCATTGCGCATATCGGGACGCGTTACGATATTGATCGTTTTGGACGTGTTGCCATCATTAAAACCCGAAAATTGTGATTGTTCGCTTTGCTTGTCAAACACTTGTACTTTGTCTATCATCTCGGCAGGCAAATTGCGCAAAACCGTCGTCGGGTCGCTGCTAAAAAACGGCTTGCCATCCACTAACACTTCTTTTACGTTTTCGCCTTGTGCTTGCAATGTGCCATTTTGCATCATCACACCGGGCATTTTAGTTACCAAATCTTCCGCATTAGCGTCTTTGTGGGTCTTCACACTCGACGCGCTCATTTCTGTGGTATCGCCTTTTTGGGTTGCTGGTGGCAGCTTCTTCGAAACGACTACGGTTTGTAGCTCGCGGCCTTCTTTCAGCTCCAATTTTCCTAAGCGTAACATTTCGCCTGTATAAGAAATTCGTTTGCTAAAATTCTGATAACCAATGTAAGAGATTTTGAGTAAATACTCTCCGTTGGCCACATTCATAAACCTAAAACGTCCGTTTTCGTCGGCGGCTTGGCCTTGTTTGCTCGAATCGGCTACATTTTGGAGAATAATCGTTGCACCAATCAGTGGCGAAGTATCAGAGGCCGAAATTACGCGCCCCACAATGCTCGGACGCTGCTGTTGTGCTCGTGCTAACGTACTGGCAAACAGCAAGAATGCAGTACACGCAATTGCAAAAATTTGTTTCATGGGATTAACCAACGGTTGAAAGACGTTTTTAGTAAAATACTGTTGCAATAACTATATTAGAATTTGTTTAGAAAAAGAAATGTGCAAAGCACCAGCCTATCTTAAGCTAATACTTTGCACAAAGTTCAGTATATCCAACTAAAATTTAGAATATAAAAGTTCTATCTTAATGTTTTTTAACAAATATTAACACTCTTTAACATAGCTACCAATCCACTTGAGCGCGTTTTGGCTATTTTCAACAATACTTTTTAGCGGTTCGTTGCTTACGTGACCGTCGCATTCTATCAAAAATTTGTAATTGAAAGCATTGCCTTCGCGCGCGGGACGACTTTCCACACGATTTAGGTTAATGTGTGCCGAATTAAACTCGTTGAGCAAGTTGGCAAGGCTACCCGGTTCGTTGGAAAGCTGCGCCACAAAACTACTTTTGTCTTGGCCGCTTGGTTGGTTACTAAATGTTTTGCTCAAAATCAAGAAGCGCGTGCGGTTATTGCTGCTGTCTTGTACGTTCGAGAAAAGCACAGGCAAATTATAAAGTTTGGCGGCTACTTCTGCGCAAAGTGCTGCGCCTTCAGGGTCTTCGGAAGCGAGTTTTGCGGCAAGCGATGTAGAAGCAACTTCCTTACGTTCAATGTCTTTGGCATAATCATTCAAGAATTTGCGACACTGGCCGAAGGCTATATCTTTGGAATAAATACGCTTGATTTTGCGCATATCTTCTTGTTGGCTGGCAAACGAAAAATGAATTGGCAAGGCCAGTTCCGCCACAATTTGCACGCCACCTTCCAGCAGTCTGTCAATGGATTCTTGCACCGTTCCTTCTTGGTTGTTTTCGATAGGCACAACCCCAAACCGCACGCGTTCGGTGGTTACCGCCTCAAACACCGAACTAATATTTGGCAACGGGAAATACGTGCTTATCGCCCCAAAACGGCTTTCGGCGGCTTGATGACAAAAACTACCTTCAGGCCCCAGATACGCGATTTTTTCGCTGAGTTCCAAGTGCCTACTTACCGCAAAAATTTCTAAGTAAATGGCTTCTATGGCGGCTCTGTTCAGCAAGCCCGTAGAGCTAAGTTTGTCGAGGCGTTCTATGATAAACTTCTCACGTTCAGGACGATATACGACAGTTTTTTGGTCGCGTTTGAACTGCCCAATTTGTTTGACCACCTCCATACGGCGGTTAAGCAAACCAATGATTTGCTCGTCTAATTCGTCTATTTGTTGGCGCAAAAGTTCTAAAGACATAATGCGGGGATTTAAGAAAACAATTTAACAATGCTTACAAAGTAAAAATTGTTGAGCAAACAAACAAAGAGCTTTCTGCTTTTTTATAACGCTCTATCTCATTCACCCACGAAAATAGAGAAGCCCCAACTTATTTCTCTTGAAATTTGCTGGAGCTTCTCTATTTTTACGAGCAAGACATTTACTTCGTTATTTCCATTTTTTGTAATGTTATTGTCTCACCTACGGCTATTTTTACAAAATACATTCCCGCAGGCAGATTGTTCAATATCAGATTTTCGGAACTTGCCCGAACTACACCGCTGGCCACCATTTGCCCTAAAGCATTGCTAATTTCATAGCTTCCCGTACTTTGGTCTAAACCATTACACAACAGCGTAAAGTTTCCTTTGTTGGGGTTAGGATAAATAGAAGCGGCGAGCGTTTGGCGTTCTGTGCCTACAAATACGCTATGCGAATAGCTAAATTTTCCGTCCGCATCTATTTGTTTTAGGCGAAAATAAGCGGCATCAGCTTGCGGTACGTTGGTTTGGTAATCAATGGATTTGTTGCTGTTTCCTGCTCCTTTCACAAAAGTTACTTTCTCAAATCGTTGATTATCTGCCGACATTTCTACTTCAAAACCATTGTTATTAATTTCGGAAGCAGTTTTCCAGTTCAGTGTTACGATTTCAGGATTTTTTCTATTTCCTTCAAAACGAAGTAGTTGAATCGGTAGTGGAGGTTCTTCGCCCACCGTCCAAGGCGAAAACGAGTTGATACCCGTGCCGTCCACGAAAGAAGGCAACGCGTTGTTCCAAGTGCTAGTATGTTTGTCCCAAGTAGAGCCGTTGAAATGGTATAGTTGCAAGGCATTTGTATTAGCCATTGTACCCAATTCATTGGCACTGAACTCAATACGCATTTGTGCATTGGTAGGCGTACCCGATACCTCATATACTTTTTTGATACCGCCACTACCGACACTTGTACCCTGATAATGGTAACGGTCTATGCTCACCGTACCCGCATCGGCCAAGTGAATACCCATGCCTGCTACTTCCGTCAGTGTGCTGTTTGTACTGCGGCTGCTGGCACGAATGTAACCACCTTTGTTGCTTTGGCTCAGGCCAGAAGTATTATCCACTACGGTTCTGTTGGCGGCGCGACCTTCCAAAAGTACGCCAGTTGCTCCCAAATCAACGTTATGGCTGTTCAGGTCAAGCGTACCTTGGGTGAGCATCAGCACATCAGAGATGTTGAGGTCTTGTGTAAGCGTAACGCCAGCGGCATTATCTACTTTCAGACGCGCGATGGTCGGCGCGGAAGTAGCAATAATACTTTGATTAGAAGTTCCTTCAAACCACAACCAACTGGCCGCACCACCCGTATAAGTTGCGCCGCTTTGCTGATATGTACTGTCTAAGTAAATCGTACCGTCGTTGTTGATGCTGCCGCCTGCTTTGTTGGCAAGAAATGAATTAACAACACGCAAATTTGTACCACTGGTAACGTTGATGGTTGCGCCACTGTTGAGTACAATGCCTTGCGCCCAAACGCATTGCGATGTTATGGTTGTGATTAGTAGTAAAAAAGCTTTTTTCATGTTGTTACTTTTTGTTAGATGCTTCGATATTGAGCAAATCTTTTATTTGCTTCATTTCTGCTTTCAGCGTGTCTATTTCAGAAAGTTTAGTTTTAAAACCTGCATTTTCTGATTTTAGTCCAGCGTTAGCAGCTTCTAAAGCCTCGATTTGGGCTTGTTGTTCTTTAATGGCATTAATCAAAAGGAAAGTGTAGGCTTGTGGGTTTACCTCGCGCAAATCCTTGATTTTGTCATTTTTTTGTTTGCAGACCATGTAAGGCGCAATTTTTTCTAATTCTTGGGCAATGATACCAATTTGCTCGTCTTTCACAGGGAACGGCGCATTTTCATTGTATTGGAAGGTAATAGGATTAATTTGTTTTACCACATCCAAACCATCCGTGAACTGGCCTGTTACTGTTTTTACGCGTGCATCCGAGAACACGGTCCAGTTTCCTGTAGCATTGTTGGCTGTGCCATTCACCGAAAGTTTGGCAGTTGGGGCATTAGTACCAATGCCTACATTCCCATTTCCTTTAATGCGCATTAATTCATTAGAAGTAGTACTGGTTGTTCCCGCATAGTAAACAAAATCGGAGCTTGTGGCATCCACTTGAAAACGGTAAGTAGATGCGTTTACGCCCATTCCATAAAATTGGTGGTCGTTGTTGGAAGTTCCGTACAAAACTATCTTGCGGTTTGCAACGGTAGTTCCAAATTCTAATGGCGCATTAGGGGTTGCCCCAATACCTACATAACCTGTACTTGCAATGGTGGTAGTAAGACTTGAACCTGCTACATTAAGTGTAAAACTATTCGTTGAAATAGTGGTTGCTTTGGTTAAAGTCCCTCCCAATTGCATGACCCCACTGGTTAGCGTAAGGCCGTTATTAATACTTGTCCAAGTCGGAGCAATTCCTGCTCCTGCCGAAGTAAGCACTTGTCCTGCTGTACCTGCAACATTGCTGGGCATCAAAGCCCCTGCAAAACATAAATTTCCCCATACATCTAATTTTTGGGCGGGGGAAGAAGTGCCAATGCCTACATTACCTGAGCTGGTGATAATCATTCTTCTGGTTTTGGTTGTGCCGTCCCAAGTTGTAAAAAATAAGGAAGGTGATACCCCTAAGCCTGTACCCCAAACAAGGTCAGATTCGCCAGAACCACCAGAGGCATTCCAGCCATACATTAGCCCAGATTTTACGCCTGCCGATGGGTTCGGAGCAGAACCATTAAGGTTACCACCCAAATACGTCCATGAGTTTGCACCCAATCCGCCATATACATGCAAGCCTCCTAAGGGGAGTGTGCCAATACCCACATTGCCGTCAGCGGTTACACGCATTCTTTCTGTGTTATTAGTACGTGTTACAAAATCATTGTTATCTGTCGTTCCGATAAAATTAGAACCAACAAAAGTTCCCGCATTGCCTAACGTACTCCAACCTGTATTGGCATTGAGCAAATAGGTCCAAGCCGAGCCGTTGTAATGATAAAAGCCTGTTGTTCCATCTGTTTGGTACACCAACAAGCCCGTGGCGGGGCTGCTGATGGCAACACGTTGGGCGACGGTCATGCGCGGAGTAAGTAGGCCTTTGGTAGTGGATTTTACGTCCAACATGGCAGAATTGTCTGGAGTGGAGTTGTCTGTATTGACGGCTACGCCTTGCGCTAAAGCTACGTTGCTGATACCAATGAAAGCGAAGAATAAGTATTTTTTAAACATAAAAATTGAGATGCAAATAATTGCATTATTAGGTTTGTGAAGTATTGAAGTTATCTAATGAAAAGAATAATGTTTTATTGACTTAAAAAGCACCATTTCATTATTCATTAGTACAAACCTATGTAGAAGATTTTTCTATTTAAAAACAAAGGGACGAAACGCCCGAATTCTGGGACGAATAGCAAAATCAAACAAAAATCATCCAAAATTGAACTAAAACAACACTTAAAAGATGCGTTATTTCAGAAGTATTATATCACCGAAACACTTCCTATCATAATTTCTTAAAAATGAAGAATAGTCTGTAAGGAAGTGTTTCGATAATGGAGCATTTGTTACTTCTGTTTCGCTTCTAACAGAAGTAAACTTTTCAGTTCTTGAATGCTCGCTTCCATGTTATTTAGCTTTGCTTCTACCGAACTGTTTTGGATTTTTAGAGACGCATTTTCTGTTTTCAACGCCTCGATTTGGGCTTGTTGCTCTTTGATGGCATTTACCAATACAGGCACAAGATTTTGATAAGCCATCGAAAGTGTTTCGCCTTTTTCGATGTCACCTTCTTTGCCTTCTACCACCTCCGGTACGATTTTACGAACGTCTTGCGCCAAGAAACCAATTTGACGGTTGGCATTAGGTGTTTGCTTCCAGTTGTAATATACGCCGTTAAGTTGTGATACAAGCGCAAGGGCTTGTGTTACAGGCATTACGTTAGTTTTTAGGCGTGCGTCAGAGCTGTGCGTCCAACCTGTAGTCGTATATTTGCCTGTTGTAGAGCCGTTGTAAACCTGAAGTTTTACAGTTGGCGCGTTTGTACCGATACCAAGGAAACCGCCGTTATTGTAGTTAATAATAGTGTTGTTACTGGCGGTTAAATTGTTGATATACAAATCGCCGCTGGAATTGTTTTGAGCAATATTAGAAGTTTTAGTTGCTCCCGTAACATCGTAAAAATCAATAAAACCAGCTCCAATTTTAGTTTGATAACCTGTTAATTGGCCTACATTGATTTTGCCAGAAGGCACATCTATTTTTTCGCTGGGCGAAGTCGTGCCGACACCCATGTTCCCCGACGCGTCGATGGCCATACGCATGGAATTGGCATTTACATCAAACACAAAAAAAGTATTGGCTACGCCATATCCTGACTCGCTTGCGCCGCCAGTTCCCACTCTATATTCTCTGCCACTGCCTTTATAACTTACCATGGCATAGCTTGTCGCTGTCGTGTTTTCGGTCGTAATCATACCGTTTAGGACATGTAGGCGGCTTGTCGGAGAAGTTGTCCCGATGCCCATATTTCCAGATGCGTCAATGGCCATACGCATGGCATTGGCACTATAATCAAATACAAAAAATTTATCATTTACCCCATAAGTACTTTCACTTGCGTTACCCGTACCTACTCTGTATTCGCGGCCAGTGCCTTTGTAGCCAATCATGGCATAGCTTGTGGCAAGCGTATTTTCGACCAAAATGGTAGGTGATGTACTACTTGTCAGGGCGTGTACTAAACTACTGGGCGAGGTAGTGCCAATACCTACATTGCCTGCGCTTGTGATGGTCACTCTTCTGGTTTTAGTTGTGCCGTTCCAAGTAGTAAAATTTAATGAAGGTGCCGCACCTAAGCCTGTACCCCAAACAAGATCAGACTCACCAAGTCCTCCTGAAGCGTTCCAACCATACATTAACCCGTAGTTCATGCTTGTTGATGGATTGGCTGTACCATTCAGGTTACCACCGATGTATGTCCATGAATTTGCACCCACTGGCCCAGACACGTGCAAAGCCCCCAGAGGGCTTGGTACACCACCAATTCCCACATTGCCAGCACTGGCAATGCGAAAACGTTCTGTATTGTTAGTGCGTGCCACAAAGTCTGTGGCATCTGTTGTGCCAATAAAATTACTACTGGCCGAAGTGCTGCCGTTGCCTGTAACGCCCCAACCTGTATTGCCATTGAGCAAATAAATCCATGCCGAGCCATTATAATGATAAAAACCTGTTGTTCCGTCAGTTTGGTAAACCAATAGACCTGTAGCAGGGCTGCTAATGGCCGCACGTTGCGCTGCTGTCATGCGCGGAGTAAGTAAGCCTTTGGTGGTAGATTTTACGTCCAACATGGCCGAATTGTCGGGGGCTGTATTGTCTGTGTTTACAGCTACACCTTGCGCCAAAGCCATATTGCTTGCGCCTACCAAAGCAATGAATAAGTATTTTTTTAGCATAGTAATGATGCAATAAATTGCAAAATAAGGGTTTGAATAGTTGTATGATTAGGAAATAATAAAAGCAGAAATGATACTTTTTCACACTAATTGCATGTTGATAATTAGTATAAAAAACAACGTTTTAATGTTGAATAATTGGAGTATTTGGGCTGTTGTTGAGTAAAAGAGAGAAACACCCCTAAAAGCAAATATATCAATATGCTTAAACTGGAAACTATATGATAATAATACGCTCTAAACAATAAAAAATTTAGGCAAAAAATACCTTACAAGGCAAATGCAAATTTATTTAAAATAGCTATTTAATAAAAATAAAAGGGACGAAATGCCCGAATTTTGGGACGAATAACAAAAAATTGAATTAATTTAAGTGTGATATATAATAGTAATAAGCGTTTTATTTACGAAAATCCCTTTCTGATGAAAAGAAATAAGTAGTTGATTTTGGGAAGTGTAACTCGTAGTAAAGTGGCTATGTGGCCACGGCGTTAATAAAAATAGTGCGGATAAGGCTTAGTGTATGTAATAATAATTAAATTTGAGGCTTTAATTTAGACTGAAAAAAAACACATTGCTACCAAAAGTTACGAATATAGTCTTGATTTTCAGGCTTTAAAAACTACTTTTGTAGCCCACATCTCCACAACCATGATTGCTTATATAGACGGAAAACTTGTACATAAAGACCCTGCTTTTGTCATTATAGACGTGCACGGCGTAGGCTACCAACTCAAAATTTCGCTTAATACTTACGCTGCCCTCAAAGATTCGTCGGAGCGTTGTCGGTTGCACACCTATTTACACATCAAAGAAGATGCACACACATTGTACGGCTTTTTTGATACGGACGAGAAAAAACTTTTTCTACACTTGATTTCCGTTTCGGGTATTGGGCCGGGTACGGCTTTGTTGGCACTTTCTTCTATGCCTGCCGTCGAGTTGCAACAGGCCATTGCCACCGAAAATTTGCGCGTGGTGCAGTCCATCAAAGGCATTGGCGCGAAAACCGCCCAACGCATGATATTGGAGTTGCGCGACAAAGTACGCAAAGAAGCCATTAGCCAATTTCCTGATATGCCTGATTTGGTTAGCGTTAGTGCGCACAATACGAGCCGCTCGGAGGCGTTATCTGCACTAGTTGCTTTGGGCATTGCCAAGCCTGCGGCCGAAAAAACATTGGATACTATCATCAAACGCGATGGTGCGGACTTGTCGGTAGAAGACCTTATCAAAAAGGCATTAAAGCAATAATCAATACGCTGATTTTCAAGGATTTTATTTTTGAAAAATCACGAAAAGCACACTTTATTATTTTGTTGGTTTTGAGTACAAACTTAAATCGCATTTTCGGTTGAAATCATTTCGTTATTTGCTGTTATTCTTAACATTTATTGGCCTTTCTTTGGGTTCGTGGGCAGAAACGCCCTCTTTTCAGATATTTCCTGAAGAAGAGGATTCTACTCGCAAAGACACAACTCAAAAATATGCGCCCAGTACGCGTCCTACTTATAAGCCTTCCGACCGTTTCGGCGACCCCTTTGCCAACCCGCAAAGCCATTCGCCGTTCCAATTGTCCGACCCTAATGTCCAGACCAAAGTAGAACTGGACTCGGCCACAGGCAAATATGTTATTTATGAAAAAGTCGGCAACTCGGATTATCGCCCCGTCTCGTCGATGACGCGCCGCGAGTACGACCGCTACCGCCTCCGCGAAGGCAACCGCGATTATATGCAAGCCAAATCTGCGGGTTTGGATGCCAACGATGCCGTTGGGAGCAAAGGCCTTATCCCAAAAATTTATATCAACCCCATGTTTGACCGTATTTTTGGCGGTAACTACGTGGACATCAGGCCAAACGGCTCGGTAATGCTTGATTTTGGGGGGCAATGGCAACGCGTACAAAATCCATCGTTTCCGATTCGCCAACAGCGCAACGGCTCGTTTTTGTTCGACCAACAAATAAGTATGAACATCGTCGGCAAAATCGGGGAAAAGCTCAAAATCACGATTAACCAAGACACAAAAGCCAGCTTTGAATTTGAGAATAATATTCGCCTCGAATACACGGGCTACGACAACGAAATTATCCAAAAAATAGAATTGGGTAATGTGAGTTTGCCGATTAGTAGCAGTTTGATTACGGGGGCACAAAATTTGTTTGGGGTAAAAACGCAATTGCAATTTGGCCGCCTCAAAATTACGTCGGTGGCTTCCACACAGCGCGGCAAAACTGACAAAATCACGATCAAAGGCGGTGCACAAACCCGCGATATTTCTATTCGTGCCGACCAATATGAAAACAACCGCCACTTTTTCTTGTCGCAATTTTTCCGCAATCGCTACGATGCTTCGCTCAAATCCTTGCCTGTCATTACTTCTGGCGTTACGGTTACGCGCGTGGAAGCTTACATTACCAACCGCGCCAGCAATACCCAAACGCTTCGTAACATTGTAGGTTTCTTGGATATGGGGGAAGGTTCGCCGCACCGTAGCACGTGGCAAGCCGCAGGGCAAGACAGCTTAAGGCCTGCCCAAAATGGCGCAAACTCGCTGTATAGCACTATTTTGGCAGATGCTAACCTACGCGACAATCCAAGCACGGCGTTAATTTCTGCGCCATATACACTTACGCAAGGTTCTGATTTTGATGTAATTAGAGGTGCAAGAAGGCTCACCGAAAAAGACTTTAAATTTCATGCCCAACTCGGCTACATTAGCTTGAACACGCCTTTGCAATCGGATGAAGTGTTGGCTGTTTCGTTTGAATATACTTACAATGGCGTGGTGTACAAAGTCGGTGAAATGACCGAAGATTATTCTACACTCGACGACAGCAAGCACATTTACTTGAAACTATTGCGTCCTGCACGTCTGCAAACCGATTTGCCTACATGGAAATTGTTGATGAAAAACATTTACTCGCTGGGCGCATCGCAAGTTTCTAAAGACAATTTTCAGTTGCGCGTCGTGTATCGCGACGACTCGTCGGGCGTGGACAATCCAAGTTTGCCGCGTGGCGTGAATCTTAAAGATATACCGTTGGTGAAAGTGTTTGGAGTAGATAAAATCAATCCTGTCAATGAGTTACAACCTGACGGTAACTACGATTTTATTGATGGCGTAACGATTGATGCTCAAAATGGCCGCGTTATTTTCCCTGTCATTGAGCCTTTCGGCAGTTATTTGCAAAGCAAATTTGTAACAGGAGAAGAGGCCTTAATTAATCGCTATGTTTATTCCGAACTCTACAACCGCACACAATCCGACGCGCAGCAAATTGCCAGCAAATCCAAGTTTTATTTGATAGGCAAAACGCAGTCCAGCTCGTCGAGCGAAATCACGCTGCCTGGTATCAACATTGCGCAAGGCTCTGTGGTGGTGATGGCGGGCATTACGCCTCTGGTCGAAAACCAACATTATACCGTAGATTATGATTTGGGGCGCGTGCGTATCATTGACCAAGGGATTTTAAGTTCAGGCCAAACCATTGAAATTCGTTACGAAAAAGCCGACTTGTTTGGTTTCCAACAACGTTCGTTCTTTGGTTCGCGCTGGGATTATACCGTAAATAAAAACTTTAACGTGGGCGGTACGCTTTTGTATTTGAACGAAAGGCCGCTTATTCGCCGCGTGAGTGTGGGCGACGAACCTACCAAAAATACAATGCTTGGTTTTGATGTCAATTACAAAACAGACTCAAGATTTTTGACTAAAATGGTGGACAAACTGCCTTTTATTCAAACCAAAGAAACCTCAAACATTACACTTGCAGCAGAATATGCCCGCATCATTCCAGGTACGTCGCGCTTCGTAGATAAAACGGGTAGCGGCCTTTCGTACATAGACGACTTTGAAGGAACGCGTACCACTTACGACCTGACACGCCAGCCTGTTTTGCACTGGAAATATTCGTCTGTGCCCGTTAGTATTCAGGGAAGTAATACAAGTAATGGCTTAGATGTAAACTATCACCGTGCGCGTTTGGCGTGGTATAACATTGATAATGTTTTTTATAGACAAACAGGCACACTCAAGCCTAAAAACATTACAGCTAAAGACTTAGAAAATAACTATAGCCGTGCCGTTGGGCCTTTCGAGGTGTTTCCCAACAGGTCGGCCAGTGCTGTAAACCTCAACGAAGTAACTTTCGACATGGCTTTTTATCCTTCGGAAAGAGGCCAATACAACTACAATCCGAATCTTAATACAGATGGCACATTGCCCAACCCCGAACAAAGTTGGGGAGGTATTACGCGCCGCGTGAGTTCGGATACAGACTTTGACAATGCCAATATCGAGTACATCGAATTTTGGATGATGGATCCATTTTTGGAAGGTGAAAATGGCAACATCGAAGGCAATACGACAGCCGTAGGCCGTCAGGGTTCGTTAGTTTTTGACTTGGGTACTATTTCGGAAGATGCCTTGCCCGATGGCCGCCAATCGTTCGAGAACGGCTTGCCAACCGAAGGCCAACGCGCTGCCACTCAAACTACTACTTGGGCAAAAGTACCAGAGCAACAATGGCTTACGGGAGCTTTTGATAATGCAGCAGGAGCACGCCAAGCCCAAGACGTAGGCTTGGATGGTATGAGTAACACGGAAGAGGCCGAAACATTCCAATCGTTCCTAACGGGTGCGCAAAGTAAAGTAACGCCTGAGGTTTATGCACAAATCGCCGCCGACCCTTCAAACGATGATTTCCACTACCATTTAGGCGACGATTACGACCAAGCCGATGCCAAAATTTTACAACGTTACAAGCGTTTCAACAGCTTGCACGGCAACTCTCCCGAAAATTCAGGTTCATTTTATACGCCTGCTTCTACCAACTTGCCCGACAACGAAGACATTAACGACGACCGCACCGTAAACAGCGAAAACGCTTATTATTCCTACAAAATCAATGTTAATCAAAACGATTTTACGGTAGGGAATAACTACATCGTGGATATGTTGCAGCCAGCAGGTAAAGACAGCAAATGGTATTTGTTCCGTATCCCAGTGAAAGACCTCACGCACCCGAACGTATTGCCTAAAACAGGTAATATTTCTGATTTTAAATCAATTCGCTATATGCGTATGTATATGACGGGCTTTAGCAAACCTGTAGTATTGCGTTTTGTACAGTTTCAGTTGGTGGCCAGCCAATGGCGCAAATATGTCGGCACGCTCAACACAGACGGTTCGGGTTCTGTAAATGAAGATGAATCGGCCTTTACGGTTTCTGCCGTGAACATCGAAGAAAACGGCTCGGACGCGAACGCAACCAAAGTGCCTTATCCGAAATGTTTCTTCCGCGACCGCGACGTAACTTCAAACGTCAATCGTCAACTCAACGAACAATCGCTTTCGCTTTGTGCCGAGCGCGTCAATGATGGAGAATCAAAAGCTGTTTACAAAAACATCAAAATGGACTTTTTGAACTACAAGCGTTTGCAAATGGACATTTCGGCTCAAACTTCCGACATCAAAACCAAAGACAGACAAGTGTCGGCGTTCGTGCGTTTGGGTACAGATTTCACCGACAACTATTACGAAATCGAAATTCCACTGACGCTTACAGCCGTAGGCGTGCGTGCCACCGACCCCGATGTTTGTAGCAAAGTATTCCCTGATGTGAACAAATTAGATATTCATTTCTCGGATTTGTATAGAGCAAAACTGCTGCGCAATTCGTCTAAAGGCAACAATTTGGCCACTTCAGACCCTATCATTGTAGGCAATCAGATTATCACGGTGCGCGGTAACCCCGATTTGAGTACAGCCACTGCCGTCATGATTGGTATTCGTAACCCTGGAGGGCGTTCGGGCGGCGACCCCAA
This genomic stretch from Flexibacter flexilis DSM 6793 harbors:
- the pheA gene encoding prephenate dehydratase, yielding MSLELLRQQIDELDEQIIGLLNRRMEVVKQIGQFKRDQKTVVYRPEREKFIIERLDKLSSTGLLNRAAIEAIYLEIFAVSRHLELSEKIAYLGPEGSFCHQAAESRFGAISTYFPLPNISSVFEAVTTERVRFGVVPIENNQEGTVQESIDRLLEGGVQIVAELALPIHFSFASQQEDMRKIKRIYSKDIAFGQCRKFLNDYAKDIERKEVASTSLAAKLASEDPEGAALCAEVAAKLYNLPVLFSNVQDSSNNRTRFLILSKTFSNQPSGQDKSSFVAQLSNEPGSLANLLNEFNSAHINLNRVESRPAREGNAFNYKFLIECDGHVSNEPLKSIVENSQNALKWIGSYVKEC
- a CDS encoding T9SS type A sorting domain-containing protein; this encodes MKKAFLLLITTITSQCVWAQGIVLNSGATINVTSGTNLRVVNSFLANKAGGSINNDGTIYLDSTYQQSGATYTGGAASWLWFEGTSNQSIIATSAPTIARLKVDNAAGVTLTQDLNISDVLMLTQGTLDLNSHNVDLGATGVLLEGRAANRTVVDNTSGLSQSNKGGYIRASSRSTNSTLTEVAGMGIHLADAGTVSIDRYHYQGTSVGSGGIKKVYEVSGTPTNAQMRIEFSANELGTMANTNALQLYHFNGSTWDKHTSTWNNALPSFVDGTGINSFSPWTVGEEPPLPIQLLRFEGNRKNPEIVTLNWKTASEINNNGFEVEMSADNQRFEKVTFVKGAGNSNKSIDYQTNVPQADAAYFRLKQIDADGKFSYSHSVFVGTERQTLAASIYPNPNKGNFTLLCNGLDQSTGSYEISNALGQMVASGVVRASSENLILNNLPAGMYFVKIAVGETITLQKMEITK
- a CDS encoding tail fiber domain-containing protein translates to MFKKYLFFAFIGISNVALAQGVAVNTDNSTPDNSAMLDVKSTTKGLLTPRMTVAQRVAISSPATGLLVYQTDGTTGFYHYNGSAWTYLLNANTGWSTLGNAGTFVGSNFIGTTDNNDFVTRTNNTERMRVTADGNVGIGTLPLGGLHVYGGLGANSWTYLGGNLNGSAPNPSAGVKSGLMYGWNASGGSGESDLVWGTGLGVSPSLFFTTWDGTTKTRRMIITSSGNVGIGTSSPAQKLDVWGNLCFAGALMPSNVAGTAGQVLTSAGAGIAPTWTSINNGLTLTSGVMQLGGTLTKATTISTNSFTLNVAGSSLTTTIASTGYVGIGATPNAPLEFGTTVANRKIVLYGTSNNDHQFYGMGVNASTYRFQVDATSSDFVYYAGTTSTTSNELMRIKGNGNVGIGTNAPTAKLSVNGTANNATGNWTVFSDARVKTVTGQFTDGLDVVKQINPITFQYNENAPFPVKDEQIGIIAQELEKIAPYMVCKQKNDKIKDLREVNPQAYTFLLINAIKEQQAQIEALEAANAGLKSENAGFKTKLSEIDTLKAEMKQIKDLLNIEASNKK
- a CDS encoding tail fiber domain-containing protein — encoded protein: MLKKYLFIALVGASNMALAQGVAVNTDNTAPDNSAMLDVKSTTKGLLTPRMTAAQRAAISSPATGLLVYQTDGTTGFYHYNGSAWIYLLNGNTGWGVTGNGSTSASSNFIGTTDATDFVARTNNTERFRIASAGNVGIGGVPSPLGALHVSGPVGANSWTYIGGNLNGTANPSTSMNYGLMYGWNASGGLGESDLVWGTGLGAAPSLNFTTWNGTTKTRRVTITSAGNVGIGTTSPSSLVHALTSSTSPTILVENTLATSYAMIGYKGTGREYRVGTGNASESTYGVNDKFFVFDYSANAMRMAIDASGNMGIGTTSPTSRLHVLNGMITTENTTATSYAMVSYKGSGREYRVGTGGASESGYGVANTFFVFDVNANSMRMAIDASGNMGVGTTSPSEKIDVPSGKINVGQLTGYQTKIGAGFIDFYDVTGATKTSNIAQNNSSGDLYINNLTASNNTIINYNNGGFLGIGTNAPTVKLQVYNGSTTGKYTTTGWTHSSDARLKTNVMPVTQALALVSQLNGVYYNWKQTPNANRQIGFLAQDVRKIVPEVVEGKEGDIEKGETLSMAYQNLVPVLVNAIKEQQAQIEALKTENASLKIQNSSVEAKLNNMEASIQELKSLLLLEAKQK
- the ruvA gene encoding Holliday junction branch migration protein RuvA, translated to MIAYIDGKLVHKDPAFVIIDVHGVGYQLKISLNTYAALKDSSERCRLHTYLHIKEDAHTLYGFFDTDEKKLFLHLISVSGIGPGTALLALSSMPAVELQQAIATENLRVVQSIKGIGAKTAQRMILELRDKVRKEAISQFPDMPDLVSVSAHNTSRSEALSALVALGIAKPAAEKTLDTIIKRDGADLSVEDLIKKALKQ